Below is a window of Salmo trutta chromosome 35, fSalTru1.1, whole genome shotgun sequence DNA.
gtttctggccagtttgagcctgtaatcgaactcacaaatgctgattctccagatactcaactggtctaaagaaggccagttttattgcttctttaatcaagacaacagttttcagctgtgctaacataattgcaaaagggttttctaatgatcaattagccttttaaaatgataaacttggattagctaacacaacgtgccattggaacacaggagtgatggttgcagatatttcatttaaaaaaaaatctgctgtttccagctacaatagtcatttacaacattaacaatgtctatactgtatttctgatcaatttgatgttattttaaatttgcttttctttccaaaacaaggacatttctcagtAAACTCAtgcttttgaacggtagtgtatgtagatatctttgttagaaagaataatatatttcccttgacggagtgatgctgaataTAAAACActcaatttaccccactctcccccatGTAGGCTAGGCATTCTAACATCTGTAAAACACACTTCTTCTGGGAAAATAAATGACCTGTGGCATTAAGGGGATACATAAATACACAAAAAATCTCATTAAATCTTTAAATTCATTCTGTACACCAGTTCCACCAGCTGATTGGCAGAGTTAAAGTGGAGTTATCTCCAAATGGAAACCTAAAAATAAGAAACAACAACTTATGTTAGTGTTGGGAAGGCCATGTTGTTTGTAGGGAAGTGAAGTATTTACTGAATGTGGCAAGTACAGGGAAGATCCTTGCCAGTCCCATATGAAGTTGGTAGCTTTTGGCGGTTTTACTGTCTTCTCTGTGCCCTGTGTGCAGTGTCAGGGTAGGATTTTGCTGACTGACTTTTCCCCACAAGGGCCTTCCCTCCATTCCAACACTGAATGGATTAGAGGCTTTAGTGTCTCATTCACTGTAACACAAAGGCGATTTGGAGGGAAAGGATGTTATCTCAATATCTGTTGATAATATCTGCTCCTTTCAAAGTGCCTAATCATGGAGACAGTGAATTACATGCAGATCAATGTATATATGAACGTTTCAGTTTGACAAATGCACTGAAATAAGTCATTTAATTTTATACATAATATTGTCTTTTGAGGAATGCAACATTTTAAAACAAAGAATAcccattttaaatgtattattattatggaAAAACAGACAAAACTATTTTGACATTTATGTTTCTGTGTTGCCTCCATTTCCCTCTGTCTCCCCAGGATCTCTCCTCCATGCTAAGATGCTGGCTTCTTCAGGGCTAAGAAATGCATCCGAGGTATCATGTTTGGCGATAGAAGAGCTCCAGTAACGATGCCTAAACCCAAGCCTGCACCCCTTGGGGAAGAATGGTTTACTCCACTGTCGTTCCCCCTGTGGAGGCAGGGGAGACCAACAACGCCAGCCTCTGCTGTCTCGTCATGAGGCTGCTGAACCTCTCTGACCATCTCCTCCAGGGCCAGCCTGACATGGAAGACATGTCCATGCAAAACAGCTCCAATGATGTCTCCTGGTCACCTCTGGACTTGGTCACAGTCACGCCAACATCTGAGGCCCAGGATAGTGTGCAGGGCGTCAGCCTGCCCCTCCAGGTGTTCTTCTGCATGGCCATGGTCTCCATCCTGCTGGTGGCCTTCCTGGGGAACGTGGTGGTGGTTCTGATGGTCTACCAACGCGCTGCCATGCGATCCGCCATCAACATCCTATTGGCCAGCCTGGCCTTCGCAGACATGATGCTGGCTGTCCTCAACATGCCCTTCGCCCTGGTTACTGTGGTGACCACACGCTGGATCTTCGGGGATGTTTTCTGCCGAGTGTCGGCAATGTTCTTCTGGCTCTTTGTCATAGAGGGCATGGCTATCCTGCTTATAATAAGCATAGATCGGTTCCTGATCATAGTCCAGAAACAGGACAAGTTGAGTCCCCACAGAGCCAAAGTGTTCATAGTCATCACTTggactctctccctctgtttctctttccCACTAGCCACAGGTCACCCTTCTCTCCAGATCCCCTCTAGAGCTCCACAGTGTGTGTTTGGCTACACCAGCGAGCCGGGGTACCACGCCTACGTGTTGCTCCTCATGATGGCCTCCTTCTTCATCCCCTTCATGGTCATGTTGTACACTTTCATGGGGATCCTGAACACCATCCGGCACAACGCTGTGCGCATccacagccacccggacagcatCTGCCTTAGTCAGGCCAGCAAGCTGGGCCTCATGAGCCTGCAGAGGCCCTTCCAGATGAACATAGACATGAGCTTCAAGACACGTGCCTTCACCACCATACTCATCCTCTTCTCGGTGTTCACCATGTGCTGGGCGCCCTTCACCGCCTACAGCCTGATTTCCACCTTCAGCAGCCCCTTCTACCACAAGGCCAACTTCTTTGAAGTCAGCACCTGGCTCCTTTGGTTGTGCTACCTCAAGTCGGCCCTCAACCCTCTCATTTACTACTGGCGGATCAAGAAGTTCCGCGATGCCTGCCTTGACCTGATGCCCAAGTACTTCAAGTTTCTCCCTCAGCTGCCCGGCCACAGGAAGCGGCGTATCCGACCCAgcgctgtgtatgtgtgtggggagCATCGCTCTGTGGTCTGACTTGGAGGACACGGACTTCACTGCCATGTAGGTTTTGTTCGACCATTTATCCAATTTGCTCTCGCCAGCCAAATTCATGAGGAGTTGTGATTGCTGTTTCGACAAGGACAGTATATTTTAGCTGTGTTGAATTTATTTACAAAGCATGTAAATTAACTGCTTCTGTGGTTTTGATTATGGTGAAATGCAGCCAGgctattacatttttttcattgATATTTCTGTTTGATTGTTTTGTGCCTATTAATTAGTCTATGCCAGTCAGAATGCTGCTACATCTGCTGAAAATGTGCTATTTCAGTGTACTGCACTTAGGCCTCTCTTGAatgtaataaaacatttacatttcttaCCATGTTAATACAGTCTTTGGCATTTACTTCTGGTTTG
It encodes the following:
- the LOC115174909 gene encoding probable G-protein coupled receptor 63, which encodes MVYSTVVPPVEAGETNNASLCCLVMRLLNLSDHLLQGQPDMEDMSMQNSSNDVSWSPLDLVTVTPTSEAQDSVQGVSLPLQVFFCMAMVSILLVAFLGNVVVVLMVYQRAAMRSAINILLASLAFADMMLAVLNMPFALVTVVTTRWIFGDVFCRVSAMFFWLFVIEGMAILLIISIDRFLIIVQKQDKLSPHRAKVFIVITWTLSLCFSFPLATGHPSLQIPSRAPQCVFGYTSEPGYHAYVLLLMMASFFIPFMVMLYTFMGILNTIRHNAVRIHSHPDSICLSQASKLGLMSLQRPFQMNIDMSFKTRAFTTILILFSVFTMCWAPFTAYSLISTFSSPFYHKANFFEVSTWLLWLCYLKSALNPLIYYWRIKKFRDACLDLMPKYFKFLPQLPGHRKRRIRPSAVYVCGEHRSVV